GGGATTATTGCCTCCGCCTGCAGGGAAGGCAGCCACTAAAGCAGCTGTGCTGCATGCATTTATACCAGTAAGTGTTTGTACCAGTTTGGTGAGAGCAGATGGCTGCTTGTGCCTGGTCCTGTTGTCACCGCCTCTAACGGGGAGAGAACCTGTAAGTCAGAGCTGCCAAGCTCTCTCACCAGTGGATTAGCCCAACTCTCTCCTTGTACAGTTGGAGCGCTGAGGCCCCAAGGGGTGCAGGACTTCTCCAAGGACTGCTGCCAAGTTAAGGACCAGCCTAGAGGCCTGAGTTACCCGGGGTGAGGCCGGCAGCTGTGTTGTTCCTGTGGGCTCACGGGGGGCCAGAGCTGGCGATGGGAGTGGGGGTAAATGAGGAAAGGAGAGGTAGAAGGGCTGGAGGCAGTGAGGCTGGGGCTCTTTTCTGTGTCCTTAACTGCCCACGCCCTGCTTATGCCTCCTCTTCTCTGTGGCAGCGGGAGGTGGGTTCTCTGCTCTGATGCCCTCTGTGACTTGGCATGATTCTGTCTGCTGTCTGGGCTTCAGTTCCCCATCAGTCCCTATGAAATTGGGAAGGATCATTCTTTCAGCAGGCATTTGCTGTATTAATAAGCCCCTACTTTTTGTCAGGCTCCATGCAGAGCATGGGGAATATGCTAAAGAAAAAAGTCCCCCGGGAGCTGGGGCTTCAAGAGACAAATGTTGGGGGTCCTTCCTGGTGTGGGAGAGCAAAGACCAGACCAAGGGACAGTTTGTCAGACCAGACCGGGGTCGGGGGAGGGCCCTGAGTCCTCCTGGCTTGCCTGCAGCCAGCACTCTCTAGTCCTCTGTCCTTTCGTTTATTGCCCACTTAGGATCTAGGGCCCCAGGCCAGACTCTAGGGCATGTGTCCACTCCCAGTAGGAAAGTGGCTCGGcagatgggaggaggggaggccctTTGAACCCTAGCAGGCTGGTCCAGTTTCCTGAGCAGGTTTCTGTATGAGAAGCCAGTCCAGTACCCCTGCACGAACCCTCACCCAGAGCCAGGGAGCTGGCTCCGTTCCTTGGCAACATCTTGAGGAATCCAGTCGCTGCACACaggctcccttcctctcccctcccaccgccttcctgcctgctgcctgcgggggccggggggccgggaggcggaggcggaggcAGAGAGAGTCAGAGGCAGCGGAGCCCCATTATAAATCCCAGCAGAGCTCAGGCAGCGAGCAGACAGCTCTGAGCTTCAACGAGGGCCCCTGCCGCCTTCTCTGCCACCCTCGAACCCCGGACTCCCGTCTGCCCTCGGCCATGGCTCTTCCACATCTCTCGTGGTTGCTCCGCTTGGCTGCCTTCTGCCATCTGACCATGCTGCTGGCCGGTGAGTGGGGTGGACTCAAGCATCAGCAGGGTGGGGGGCCCCCAGCCCCACTTATATCCCTTATGTCTGACATCAGGGCCCCCAGATTCTGCCCCGGTAAGGCTGAGGTCCATGGCTGTCCCCTCCTGGCGAGTGTGCCAGAGTGGGCTGGGTCGAAGTCCTGGACACAGGGCTGTTCTTCCTGCTGGAAGGATTTCCAGTCTCCAGAGACTGTCCCTACCTGGCCCAGTGAGCAAGGTGGGGACCACATGGCAACGCAGAAGTGGTGTGGGCAGCACAAGGTGCCAGGTATGCGGGTGCTAGGAGGGTGGGGGTTGTGGGAGGCCTGAGGAGGCTCTTAGTGGGCACTTGGGTAGGAGCCCTGGTAGCCAGGGCTGGATTTCCCTGCCTGGAGTTAATATATAACCCTCAGCCTCAGCTCCTGAGTCTTAGCttggccctgggccaggccactgTTGGGACTTTCTCCTGCCCTAATTTCAAGTCCTCTGCAGGAGTAGGGGACCCAGGACCTGTGGAGGTCAAGGTCACTGCAGATCATGAACTGTGCTCGTCACTGTTGCTCTGGTCTGTAGCCCCGATCCCTCTGCCTTTGTCTCCCCTATGATAGTGTCTTTCTCCTCCAAGCATAGCTTAGAAAATGTTTGCACCTCCAGTCACTTGCTTTCTGGAGCCTGAGACCTGGTAGGGCATGATGTACCCATCCCACCTGACATGAGAAAGATGGAGGCCCAAAAAGGTTTAGAAACGGGCTTGAGGATGCACAGTTAGCAAGTAGGGCAGGAGAGGATAAGACTggatggaggcaggagagggtgTGGATGCGTGCTCGCCACTTCTGTGGGTCACACTGCCTCCAAGAACCTTTTGAGTCAGCCCCATCTGCAGGGGGTACCCAGGCCATCTGGCaggttgaggctcagagaggctgggaaCCTAGCTTAGGGCACACAGCCAGTCTGAGGAAATGAGAGCCAGTCTCCAGCTTCCAGGACATGTCCATGGAGCAAACTGTCCCCTCACTCCCTCTTTGTGGTGAAAATCCACCAGTGGGAAAGAGAGCAGGTGGTTGGGTATGGTGGGGGCCAAGTGCCACTGgccttcctccttcctgagcTTGAACCCTGAGCCCTAAGTATTTAGGGATAGTGAGTACTGGAAAACAAGGAGTCAGATGGAGGTTGCTTTGCCATAGCCGTAACCCAGTGGGGTTTTGCCTTCTTTGGTCCCAGCTACTGCACCTTTAAATATAGCTCTTGCCTCCTGTGTGGTGAGGCTCCTATGCCTAGAGGGCGTTTTGGAAGTGGGAGGAGGATTACTTAGACTAAACTGGCAGGGTAGGGGGGCTTCCATTCTGAGATGGAGAGGGGATCCTGGGGGAACTCTGGATGCTCTAACCAGCACCCTGAGGCTTCAAAATCATCAGGTTCCTGTCCTAACCTTGGTCACTGGTTTTGCTGGGAGATACTCAGATTATTTCaacccttctgagcctcagtttctgctccCACAAGACTGGGCATTTGGCCAGGCTCATTTTGGAGGTCCTCATGCACATGGACATTTGTGGCTCTGAGAGCCCCCCTGGGAGCCCCTGTAGGACTAGGGAGTGGTCCACAATCCAGAGAGGCCTGGAGCGGGGCTGGGGGCTTTGTGGCTACCACCCTGGCTGGTGCAGGGTGGCTGCGTCGGTTCCCAAATGTGGGTTTGCAGGGCTGTGTCAGGCGGGAGGCTCCTCTGCTTTATATAACAAACCTGCAGATACAAGTCAGAGCAGAGAATTTttctccccaagcactgacgcATTCACTCCCACTCAAGCcccagcaagagagagagaaaaaaaaatctgacttaaaCTGATGTCGTCTGCCCCTCTGATTAGCGGTGGGGGTGgttgggggaggcaggggaggataAATCCAGAGTGTCAGATCCAGGCCCCtgtcatatttaaataaaaattcctttatttctcttttggctAAAATTTTATATGTCACAAGGCGCTTGCTTGTGCGTTTTGTTGATTCATTCAATAggtgagcacctactctgtgccaggcactgacctAGGTGCTGGGGCCACATCAGTGAATAAAACTGCCAGAGATTCCAGCCCTCAGGGTGCTGAACATCAACTGGAGAAGACAGACAACATTCAAAACAAATCAGTAAATGATTTGGTCTGTACTGCGATTTTAAAAAAGATGGGGGTGTTGACATTTTAAGTAAGGGGTCAGGGAAGAAGGAGGCATTGAGGTAGGCAGGGGAGGGAGTCGTGTGGGTGTCTCTAGGGCAGTGTCCTCAGTTGTGGGATTtagcccccaggggacatttggcagttTCTGGAGACATTTGTTGTTGTTCCAAATGTGCCAGCGTTTTTGGTTGGGGTGCCTAGGCATCTAGTGCTTGGAGGCCAGGGATGGACGATGCCAAACACCCTGCagtacacaggacagcccccacaacaaagaagtATGTGCGCTAAATGTCAGTGGTGTTTGCTGTTGAGGAAACCCTGCTTTAACGGtccagttattttaaaaactttattttcataaTCACCCTGTGAAGCCAgtattatgtccattttacaggtgagggaacAGGGAGGCTCAGAAAGcctaagtgacttgtccaggaCACACAGATTAGCAATGGCTCTAGCCCTCTCTCTGTCATCCAAAGACCCAGAGACCCAGAACATTCCTGTCTTTTCCTGCCTGTAATCCTCCAAATAGTCCTTGAGTACCAGCTTAATGGACACGTCCTCCAAGAAGCCTCCCCTGATCACTTGCAGTTGGAAGGGTCTTTTCCGTCATGTAAACCCCAGCACATTTGGGGTCTGTTCTGAAACATGGTGTTCCTACCTGGCATTTAAGGCAGCCTAGAACAGTGGGAGGAAAACCTTTAGGAGCTGGGAGGAAAACCAGATCTGTCACTAagcagctatgtgaccttgggcaagtcatttaacctctctgatcctcagctTCTGCATATTTAAAATTGGGATAAAATATTGTCTTTGCAGGGATGTTGGAAATTAATGAGAGcagatatgtgtgtgtgctgAGCATAGGGTCCaatacacagtaggtgctccacTAAGAAAAGCTCTGGTACTTTGTGGTTGTGTTTTAGCTGGCCATCAGGTTGGGAGACTTCTGAGGGCAGAGATGGGCCTTGGTCATCCCTCTACACCTCACAGGAACTGGCATGAGGAAGGTCAACATTTGTTGGTTGACTGAGTAAACGCGGTGATCTGATTGCATTTACTGGAATTGAAGTGCTCTCTCTAAGCTCAGCACCAGCACCTTCTTGAGAAAGAGCTCAGGGTTAAGGATGAGAGGGCCTGGGTCTTTGTATATACTCAAAAGTAATTCAAACAAGTGTTGGCTGAGTCAGGAaatggatgggtgaatggatggatgggtgaaggTTGTATGAGTGGGCTGGTGAgagatggatgggtgggtagatGAAGGGGGTGGAGGATGGGTAACGGATGGACAGGTGGTGGCTGGGTGAGTTAGGCACAGGTAGGTGGATGGATGGCATGAGTAGGGATGGGTGCAAGGGAGATAAGTGGGTGGTAGGGAATGGGTAGGGGATTGACAAGCAGGGGCAGATACATGGGtgaatggatagatgaatggggaggtgggtggagggataaatagattgatacattatttcattcagtgaatatttttacCCACCTTGTGCTTGATGCTGGGGAAACACTGTGACACCAAGACAGATGAGGTCCCTGTCCTGACCCTCACATGACACATAATAGATGACTGGCTGGTGGAGGCATTATCTCCAGTTATAGGAAAGAAAACCTCAGTTCTAAGAAGAAAAGTCCCTAGGTTAGTTAGACAACCTTCCCAGGCAGAACCAAGAACAGAGCCTGGCCAGGCCATTCAGGCACCATGGCAGAGGATGAGGACTTCGGGGACAGGTTGCCTTTGTGGCTCTTTAAAGCCCTGGAGGTGGGCAGTGGCCTTCTCCACCCTGGGAAGGAGAGTCAGACCTGACCTTACTTACTTATCCCTCCTGCCCACTGGGCAGCCTCCTGGGCTCCAAGTCAGCCAGGGGCACTGGGGATTCCCCCGGAAGACACCTGCCTGACCCGGCCAGGGGGCTGGCTCCTGGCTCTCCTCAGCAAGGGCCTGGGGAGGCTGCAGCTGAATCATTTCGAGGTCCCTCTGGGGGAGAAGGAGGGCGATAAGGCTGCAAGGTGTCTTTCACATCCTGTTCCTCAGAGAGAAAGGGCAGCTGGTGACTCAGGGACCAGCTACGGGGAACCCCCTTGCTCATCTCGGGAGCTTCTAGTGCTGCCTCCTGATGGCCCAGCACAGCCCTGCAAGCCCTGAACCCCCTTCCCACAAGGCAGGGTGGGCCAAGGAGAAAGGCGGGTGATGGGAGGAAGGGTGGCAGATTCTAGGTGTGTGCGCCCGCCTCTGTTTGGGAAGGCAGAGCCCATTTGGTCTATGTGTCCATATACACTAAGTATTTGTGCATAAGCAGTGTGTATTTTGGTTGAACCTGGGGTCACCTGGGGCCTCTTCAGCTCTTCAGAGCTAAAtaagtttgctctcttgattccaCTGCTGTGGAAGTCCTAGCATCTAGATTTTTGCAAAACCCGCCAGGGTCTTGCTTCTTCTGCCAGTGACCTTGACCCAGATCTGAAACTCAGGCTCTTCCTCGTTTTCTGCACGCCCTTCTTGAGCTTTCACCAAGCCAATTTTGGTGGAGGTTCTAGGGGGTGAGGCGGAGGTGGAAATGCAGTGCAAACCATTTTGAATGTTTGTATGAAATATTTGGTTTCTCAGCCATCTGTTGAGTCACCCTCATCCTGTCCTGCAGTTTCTCTCTGGCTCCATGTGGGACCCAGCCATCTGCAGGGTCCCACTCTAACCCCCACCCCATGCACAAGCCCACCTTTATTCCTCCTCCTTACTCCTGCTCCCCCAGCTTGCCCTGGGAATCCAAAAGGCCATTCAGTTCCTCTTGGCAACTGCTTCCAAACTCATCCTGGCTCACGATGGCAGCACAAAGGATCACCTACTcagcacaccctctcccctcccaccttccctaaATATGTCCttacatatttaaaaactttGATCATCTACTACATGTGTCTGATTACATGTATGCCTTCATGTGTTTTTGTTGGGGGGCAGCGTATATGTGCCACTGTGTTTGTTGCTGTgagtgtacatgtgtgtatgtgtcataGGGTCTACATGTGGGATGTAGATGGACAGAGGTCTGGGTGTGTCTCAGAGGTCGAGATCCACGAATTTGGATCAGGCTGAGAGGAAGAAATGGGATGTGCATGGGAGGGGGTGATAGTGAACCGGTGACTGACTCTGGCAaaggcagggctgggggaagggcagtGCCATGGGCCCAGAAGGGAGGGGAGCCAGGCCTGGCAGTAGAGCCAGTTCCATCACTTGCTGCCTGGGTAACCTCCCCTGGTGTACAACAGACCAACTacatcaatttaatttttaaaattaaacacttaTGACGTACAGGGCATTAGAGCTTTATAAGTAggaattcatttttattcatcctTATTACAACCTACAGGGTAGATACTGTTGTTGTCCCTATTttataggtggggaaactgaggcctggagaggtttGGCCGAGGATGGGGGGCTGAGGTCAAGGATTTGCAGGGCATCCATCCTGGCTTGGGTGGTATGGCTGGGACAAGCTGGCATGGGGCTGGAAAGCCAGATGCCCTTGGACAGTCCTGCTGACTGGGGGCCTCTGTGGGCTCAGGACAACAGCGTGGTGTGAATAAATGCAGCATCCAGTGCAACAAGATGACCACCTCGAAGATCCCCGTGAATCGTCTAGTCCAGTACCAACGAAATCAAGAATCATGCAACAGACGTGCCATCATGTAGGTACTGCCTTCCTGGCCTCTGCATTCCTTTCAGGTCCCAGGCCTCTGCTAGTCCATCTCCACATCCTCTTACCCCAACCTGGGCTTCTGGCCAAGGGCCTCTGCAAATGCTCCTTCTGCCCCTGACCTGCCAGCCCCCTTGCCGACACTAGTATCTGTGCCACAAGGCCAGGGTGAGATGTGACTTCCTGAATGGCCATGGCCTGCAGGGTGGTAATTCCTCCTGGGCCAAAGGGTGTTTTCTGTAGCACTGGAACCTGTTAGGTTTCCTGGGGAGGTAAAGCAGGGTGATCTGAAAGTATAGGCTCCAGACACCAACAGATCTGGTATAAATCCTGGCTTCACCACTGCCAGACTGGGTGGCCCTGGTCACGTCGCCTACCCTCTGCActttagtttccttatttgtaaagtgggTAGTTGGGAGGATGAAAGGACATAATGAGACTTAAGTTCTTGTCAGGTTGCCCTTCCTGGAAGAAGCTGACAATAGGAGAGGCCAAGATTATTATCTCCATTGGACAgaggcagaaatagaaaacactcTGAGACCTTGGGGAGGGGTCAAGCCGAACCAGCTTTCCCTCTGGCTGTTGGGACCCCTGGCCATGTTGGCTGCTTGCTCCTTTAGGGTCCCTCTTGGGTATTACCCAATCGCACAGCCCTGAGGACGTTCCCCAAGACTTATTTCTGGGTCCTGAAGcagcctcttggccaagacccaGCCAGACCCGGAGGCCTGGCAACAGGAAATGGCCAGTGGGCCTTCGAAGTAGAGGCTCCGCTAAAGGAAGCTGTTCTTCCTCCCATTGATTGTTACGAAGTAGGGCAAGTGTGCCAGTGCCCAACTTGCTCTGGGACCTGTCAAGATTCACTTCCCCCAGATCCCCCCATAtatttgcttctgttttctaGGCAAAGGGGAAGTAGGACGCTCCACAGAGGGGATGACAGCACCAGGGTGGCACTGCGCCTGAGGGGCCTGCAGGGTCACACTTGCTTTCTGCACCTCTCGGGCTTCCCAGCATACTGGAGCCAGGCACATTTAcatgacttctctgagcctcagttttctcatctgtaaaatgggtgtgtgtgtgacatcTTGCAGGATGGGTGTGAATTTTAAACAGGCAAAATGCCTAGCACAGGCCGTGGCCAGCTCTGAGCTGTGATCTCAGCAGTGAACCAACCACACTCAGCTTCAGGAAGTTCAACATTTGCGTGGCACTCGGGGCCACCATATATAGGGCTGTAGGTCCCTAGGTGCACTTTCAGCCTGAGGACACACACTAGGAGCAGAGCGTGGCAGTCCAGAGGGTAGCGTGTagctgagggagaggaggaagaggatgctgTGACATTGAGTCCTTTCCACAGTGAGGAGGACCCAACACCAAGCATgtcagtcacacagctggtagcaGAGAACAGCTGTGACAACTCCTCCCAGTCAGAAAACTCACTGTCCAAAGCTCCCTCCTTTCATGTTAACGACTTTATTATGAACGTTTTTATTGCTAACATTGATCTACTCCGAGCCAGGTGCTTTACATCATTTTCACTGTACTCAATAACACAGAAGTAGGGTGACCAACTTGTCCCAATTTGCCAGAGTTTTCACAAAAAAGTCCTGCATCTTGAGATCCTCCTCAGTCTCAGTTTTTTGGGGGTTGATTGGTCACCCTGTGAAAGGCAGGTCTCTCTCTCCAGTtctcaggtgagaacacagaAGTTCAGAAGCTGAGCTGCTCCAGCGAAGAAGCTCACAGctcacagctaataagtggtggGGGGAGGATTTCCAGCCAGCTCTGCGGAGCATTTGCATGGTGCCCCTACTCTGTATGGCATCTGAGCATCACTGGGTCCCTATCTTCCTTCCTTGCAGCTTGACAACTGTGAAGGGACTATTAATCTGTGCTGACCCAAAGGAGGAATGGGTCCAGAAAGCCATGGAGTATCTAGACCGCCAGAGTGCTTCTCTGGCTCAAAATGGCGGCACGTTTGAGAGGCAAATCGGTACGAGTGAGCCCGCGACCACCCCAGCCACCAGAGGAATGGACAGGTCTGCCGTCTCCCAGACCAAAGTCACAGGTGAAAGCAGGAGCCAGGAGGCACAGAGGGCCTTCGAGACTTCCCCAGAGCTGCCAACAGGAGTGGCTGATTCCAGGGGAACCAGATCCCCCTCCACATCAGAGGCTCTGGATGGAAGGCCCGAGAGAACTGAACTTTTCAATGAGgctgccatcaccaccaccacgtCTTGGCAGAGTTCTACTGCCTACCAACCTGGGTCAGGCCTCTGGGCTAAGGAGAAAGCCTCTGAGGCCCCCTCCACCCAGGCCCCCCCCACCCAGGCCCCCTCCACCCAGGCCCCCCCCACCCAGGCCCCCTCCACCCAGACCCCCGCCACCCAGaccctccccacccaggccccctccacccaggcctcctccacccaGGCCCCTACTATTTCACATGCAGCCCTGGAGAACAACACTGGGTCTGAAGGCCAACCTGTGTGGATCAAGACACAGTACCCCACGCCAGAGAACTCTCTAGGGCCCAACGAGATGGGTCCCATTTCAACTCCCATGGATGCTTTCGTGGGGACTGGCAGCACGCCGGACATCTTCGTGGTCCCTGTCTCCTCCGAAGGGGCCCCCAGCATGGATCCCCTGCTGTTGGGCAGCATGGCCCCCAGAGCCGAGGAGCCCATTCACGCCACAGTGGACCCCCAGAGGCTGGGCATTCCCGACTCCCAGGCAGCCACCCGGAGGCAGGCGGTGGGGCTGTTGGCCTTCCTTGGTCTCCTGTTCTGCCTGGGGTTGGCCATGTTTGCCTACCAGAGACTGCAGGGCTGCCCCCGCAAGATGGCAGGGGACACGATCAATGGGCTTCACTACGTCTCCCGGAGCTGTGGCAGTAACACATATGTCCTGGTGCCAGTGTGAGCTGCCCACCTGCCTGCGTCCAATTGTTAGATTCAGCTACCTGGGGTCGTCCATTTTCACACCCACCCTCACCCAAGGGCCTGACCTGAGCTGGGATGATTGAAACAGGGAGGCGGGATCCTCCAGGTTGACTGTTCTCAGCTACTGGAGGCCACTCTTGGCCGTTCCTGACCTGCTGGGACAAAGAGGGTGGCCTCCACAACTCACTCCAACGTCCCGAGTCAGAAAACTCCCCTCTGCTGTTGGCTGTTTAGAGGGTCCCTTAGACACCATGCCAGCCCCAGTGAACAATTATTTCATTGACCACCCAGCTCCTCTGATCACTGTCCCCCTGTGGGTACCATGGTCATCCCATCTCATAAACAAGCCTCAGGCCAGGCCCCTTCTGCCCCCTCCCTCAGACTTGATCATGTCTTTTGGCTCCGGCTGCGGTTGCCAGTCACCCCAGCTACCTGCGGTGCTAGCTCCCTGACCCCTTGTACAGACCCCTTCTCCCCAGCCGGGGGCCTATCTTTTCTTGCATGAGGCTAGTGTGGTGTGTTTCCTGGGACTGCTCCCAGCAGAGGATCTGCTCTCAGTTAGACATCATGAGAATGGAAGATGAAGTTATCTGGTggctctgatttttttccctcctcaatCTGTGCCATGTGGTAGAGGAACATTGACTATGAGCGTGAAGGCTGGGGGTCTAGTCCCAGGCCCACCAAGGCATTCGTACCTCttgtttcccatctgtaaaagtGAAGAGGGATGGCAAATATGTGGCAATAACCCGTACTTCTGGTAGGCATCACTCATTGATCCAGAGACCCCTTTCCCCAGACCCTGGGCGCAGTCGTATAACCTTCATCAGCAGAGCACCTTAGCCAGTCTCTACCAATTGATGAGACTGGCAAGTTGGTGAACGCTGTGACCTGGTGGGCCTGCAAAGGAGAGCTTTGGTAGCGCAGGGCCTGCCCTACTGGGGGAGTCAGCACTGAGGGCCCCCTGGGAGGGGACTGGGCTGGGGCACTTGAGGGGCAGAGACCAACTCTGTAGGCACCTCCCTGGCTTTGAGAACAGCCCCTCCCTGTGTCTGCCTGGCTCATAGGGACACTGAGACAGCCCAGCAAGCAACAAGTGACAGgttgaaggaggaggggaggcctgCAAGCTCCGGGAAAGGAGCCAGGGAGCAGCTGCAGGGACCAGCCACCCTCCTTCTTTAGGGACCCCAGTCCAGCATTTGCTCTTTCTTTCATGTAGCCTGGGTCCCCTTCCACCTTTCCTGCTTCCCAAATACACTGTTCTCTGCACTCCGagacctcctgccctccccttcaCCCCTACCACAGGCAGGGCCAGGAATTTCCGTGATGTTTTCTATGAGATCAGAATCCACCGTGGAAACCAGAGGTTCCTGTGCAGAGGGACCGGCTGGGGAGGGGAAGTTGTAGACATAAAGTCTGGGGTTCCCTTTTTGGCTGCCAATGACAAGGGCAGGCCTGGATGAGGCTGGAGTCTCACTGGGCGGGCCAGCACCTCACGGCCAGAGCTGGACTTGGCAGGTCTTACCCCTCAGGGTCCCGGGCCATAGCTCCCCATCTGCCTCTAATTTTCCCTGAAGGAGTTCTTTGCCCCCCACCAGAGGAGCCTCCCATGGCCTAGGCTTCCCGCAGGTATGGCTGACACTTTTTTGCAGACAAGTGCTAAGAGAAAGCACATACAGCTTGGGTCCACAGAGAGAGGGGGCCGCATCGCCCTGCCCACCCGGCCCTCCTGCAACCCCCTGCAGGGCATGGCATGGATGTTTGGGCCTGGCTAGAGTTGGGGGCACTCTGACAGCTCAGAGAGGAGGACTGCAGGTCTGAATGCACTTTTCTGGGCCCCTGTTGGCTGGGAGCCTTCAAGAGGGAGGGCACATGTGGGGCTCCCCTCTGTGAGAAAGCAGCTGGGGGCAGTGAGTCCCCCTTCCACAGACTTTGT
This genomic interval from Vicugna pacos chromosome 9, VicPac4, whole genome shotgun sequence contains the following:
- the CX3CL1 gene encoding fractalkine, with translation MALPHLSWLLRLAAFCHLTMLLAGQQRGVNKCSIQCNKMTTSKIPVNRLVQYQRNQESCNRRAIILTTVKGLLICADPKEEWVQKAMEYLDRQSASLAQNGGTFERQIGTSEPATTPATRGMDRSAVSQTKVTGESRSQEAQRAFETSPELPTGVADSRGTRSPSTSEALDGRPERTELFNEAAITTTTSWQSSTAYQPGSGLWAKEKASEAPSTQAPPTQAPSTQAPPTQAPSTQTPATQTLPTQAPSTQASSTQAPTISHAALENNTGSEGQPVWIKTQYPTPENSLGPNEMGPISTPMDAFVGTGSTPDIFVVPVSSEGAPSMDPLLLGSMAPRAEEPIHATVDPQRLGIPDSQAATRRQAVGLLAFLGLLFCLGLAMFAYQRLQGCPRKMAGDTINGLHYVSRSCGSNTYVLVPV